The following proteins come from a genomic window of Pseudomonas cichorii:
- a CDS encoding septal ring lytic transglycosylase RlpA family protein: MRRLATACSLFTLLAGCASHDIDPHGYDETGRASYYGARHHGKRTASGEPFNQNALTAAHRELPFGTRVKVTNLDNDKTVVVRINDRGPHVRGRLIDVSREAAEQLGMLRSGTAPVRVQSLD; encoded by the coding sequence ATGCGCCGACTTGCCACTGCCTGTTCCCTGTTCACCCTTCTGGCCGGTTGCGCCAGTCATGACATCGATCCCCACGGCTACGACGAAACCGGTCGCGCTTCGTATTACGGTGCCCGACATCACGGCAAGCGTACCGCCAGTGGCGAACCCTTCAATCAGAATGCATTGACCGCTGCCCATCGCGAGCTGCCTTTCGGTACCCGCGTCAAGGTCACCAACCTCGACAACGACAAGACTGTTGTCGTGCGCATCAACGATCGCGGTCCTCATGTACGAGGCAGACTGATCGACGTATCCCGCGAAGCCGCCGAACAACTGGGCATGCTGCGCAGCGGAACCGCGCCAGTGCGCGTCCAGAGCCTCGACTGA
- a CDS encoding AEC family transporter — protein sequence MLAIFLETLNITAPVFAMLFLGVILKRIHAINDGFIVVASGLVFNVTMPALLFLGIIHANLNEALQPKLLIFFSVATLLSFAATWGWAIWRCPPEDRGVYVQGAFRGNNGVVGLALAASMYGAYGISLGAILAALVIVFYNALSTIVLAVYSPVIKSDPWSIFKSVLANPLIISVIVASPFAYFGIGLPKWLETSGSYLAQMTLPLALICIGGTLSLASLRKSGALAISASMVKMVWLPLICTFAAWLVGFRGAELGILFLYFGSPTAAASYIMARTANGNYELAAAIIVITTLAAAVTTNIGIFLLQWGGWI from the coding sequence ATGCTGGCTATTTTTCTTGAAACCCTGAACATCACCGCGCCTGTATTTGCCATGCTGTTCCTGGGTGTGATCCTCAAGCGCATCCATGCGATCAATGATGGCTTTATCGTCGTGGCTTCGGGTCTGGTGTTCAACGTCACCATGCCGGCTCTTCTGTTTCTGGGGATCATTCACGCCAACCTGAATGAAGCGTTGCAACCCAAGCTGCTGATTTTCTTCAGCGTTGCGACCCTGCTGAGTTTCGCGGCCACCTGGGGCTGGGCGATCTGGCGTTGCCCACCTGAAGATCGGGGTGTGTACGTCCAGGGCGCGTTTCGTGGCAACAATGGCGTAGTGGGCCTGGCGCTGGCTGCCAGTATGTATGGCGCGTACGGTATTTCCCTGGGGGCGATTCTCGCGGCATTGGTGATTGTGTTCTACAACGCGCTTTCGACCATTGTGCTGGCGGTCTACAGCCCAGTGATCAAGTCCGATCCGTGGAGCATCTTCAAGAGTGTGCTGGCCAATCCGCTGATCATCAGTGTCATCGTTGCCTCGCCTTTCGCCTATTTCGGCATCGGCCTGCCCAAATGGCTGGAAACCTCCGGCAGCTATCTGGCGCAGATGACCCTGCCGCTGGCGCTGATCTGTATCGGCGGCACGCTGTCGCTGGCGTCCTTGCGCAAAAGTGGCGCGTTGGCGATCAGTGCGAGCATGGTGAAAATGGTCTGGCTGCCACTGATCTGCACCTTTGCTGCGTGGCTGGTGGGCTTTCGCGGTGCGGAGCTTGGGATTCTGTTCCTGTACTTCGGCAGCCCGACGGCGGCAGCCAGTTACATCATGGCTCGCACGGCCAACGGCAATTACGAGCTGGCCGCCGCGATCATCGTCATCACCACGCTGGCGGCGGCTGTGACAACCAATATCGGGATCTTCCTGTTGCAGTGGGGCGGCTGGATCTAG
- a CDS encoding calcium/sodium antiporter produces MVSGLLLLLIGAELSVRAAVRMASILNIRPLIIGLTVVALGSSAPQMAVSLQAAFSDSTDIGVGSVIGSNIFNVLVTLGLCALIIPLRVARQVLRIDIPLMIGASLLVIGLSWNGEFSKLDGVLLLGTMLGCLFIVLRQASHGARHGHTHSTEKPRSLTCIALLTSGLLLLAFGGHLLVDAAVVVAINLGLSERIIGLTLMAIVTSLPALMTSLIAALRGERDIAVGNVIGSNLFNLLGVLGATALISPVPLSISPNALVFDLPIMLGVAVLCLPLFYAGYRITRFEGLLLLALYLTYGLHIVSFSTGMLLAEKLEHLMLQFILPLLGIAVAFGIVKAWRRQH; encoded by the coding sequence TTGGTGAGTGGTCTTCTGCTGTTGCTGATCGGCGCCGAGCTGTCAGTACGCGCCGCCGTACGCATGGCCTCCATCCTCAATATTCGTCCGCTGATCATCGGCCTGACGGTCGTCGCACTGGGCAGCAGCGCGCCGCAGATGGCGGTCAGCCTGCAAGCCGCGTTTTCCGACAGCACCGACATTGGCGTAGGCAGTGTCATAGGCAGCAATATCTTCAATGTGCTGGTGACGTTGGGACTGTGCGCCCTGATCATTCCGCTGCGGGTCGCCCGCCAGGTCTTGCGCATCGATATCCCGCTGATGATCGGGGCCAGCCTTTTGGTCATCGGTCTGTCCTGGAATGGTGAATTCAGCAAGCTCGACGGGGTGCTGCTACTGGGCACGATGCTGGGCTGCCTGTTCATCGTCCTGCGCCAGGCCAGTCATGGCGCACGTCACGGGCACACCCACAGCACTGAAAAACCACGCTCACTGACCTGCATCGCCCTGCTGACCAGCGGCCTGCTGTTGCTGGCGTTCGGTGGTCATCTGCTGGTGGATGCGGCGGTGGTGGTCGCAATCAATCTGGGGCTTTCAGAGAGGATAATCGGCCTGACGCTGATGGCCATCGTCACATCCCTGCCCGCTCTGATGACGTCCCTGATCGCAGCCCTGCGCGGCGAGCGGGATATCGCGGTGGGCAACGTGATCGGCAGCAACCTGTTCAATCTGCTGGGCGTGCTGGGCGCGACCGCGCTGATCTCGCCCGTGCCGTTGTCGATATCTCCCAACGCGCTGGTGTTCGACCTGCCGATCATGCTCGGCGTCGCCGTGCTCTGCCTGCCGCTGTTTTACGCCGGTTATCGCATCACCCGCTTCGAAGGGCTGTTGCTGTTGGCGTTATATCTGACTTACGGGCTGCATATCGTGTCGTTCAGTACTGGCATGCTGTTGGCCGAAAAGCTTGAGCACCTGATGCTCCAGTTCATCTTGCCGCTGCTGGGGATCGCAGTAGCCTTTGGCATCGTGAAGGCCTGGCGGCGTCAACATTGA
- the gatB gene encoding Asp-tRNA(Asn)/Glu-tRNA(Gln) amidotransferase subunit GatB encodes MQWEVVIGLEIHTQLSTQSKIFSGSATTFGSEPNTQASLVDLGMPGVLPVLNKEAVRMAVKFGLAVNAEIGQHNVFARKNYFYPDLPKGYQISQMELPIVGKGYMDITLEDGTVKRIGITRAHLEEDAGKSLHEDYSGMTGIDLNRAGTPLLEIVSEPDMRSAKEAVAYVKAIHALVRYLGICDGNMAEGSLRCDCNVSIRPKGQVEFGTRCEIKNVNSFRFIEKAINSEIQRQIDLIEDGGKVIQQTRLYDPNTNETRAMRSKEEANDYRYFPDPDLLPVIIEDSFLDETRATLPELPPQKRERFQSQFGLSAYDASVLASSREQADYFEQVVSIGGDAKLAANWVMVELGSLLNKQGLEIDESPVSAEQLGGMLKRILDNTISGKIAKMVFEAMANGEGSADEVIEKRGLKQVTDSGAIESMLDEMLAANAEQVEQYRAADEAKRGKMFGFFVGQAMKASKGKANPQQVNELLKAKLEG; translated from the coding sequence ATGCAATGGGAAGTCGTCATCGGGCTGGAGATTCACACCCAGCTTTCGACCCAATCGAAGATTTTCTCCGGCAGCGCCACCACGTTCGGCTCCGAGCCCAACACTCAGGCCAGCCTTGTGGATCTGGGCATGCCGGGCGTGTTGCCGGTGCTCAACAAGGAAGCGGTACGCATGGCCGTCAAGTTCGGCCTGGCGGTCAATGCCGAAATCGGTCAGCACAACGTGTTCGCCCGCAAGAACTACTTCTACCCGGACCTGCCCAAGGGTTACCAGATCAGCCAGATGGAATTGCCGATCGTCGGCAAGGGCTATATGGACATCACCCTTGAAGACGGCACGGTCAAGCGCATCGGCATCACCCGCGCTCACCTGGAAGAAGATGCGGGCAAGAGCCTGCACGAAGACTACAGCGGCATGACCGGCATCGACCTGAACCGCGCCGGTACGCCGCTGCTGGAAATCGTTTCGGAACCGGACATGCGCAGCGCCAAGGAAGCCGTGGCTTACGTCAAGGCCATCCACGCGCTGGTTCGTTATCTGGGCATCTGCGACGGCAACATGGCCGAAGGTTCGCTGCGCTGCGACTGCAACGTATCGATTCGCCCAAAAGGCCAGGTCGAGTTCGGTACCCGCTGCGAGATCAAGAACGTCAACTCGTTCCGCTTCATCGAGAAAGCGATCAACAGCGAGATCCAGCGCCAGATCGACCTGATCGAAGACGGTGGCAAGGTCATCCAGCAGACTCGCCTGTACGACCCGAACACCAACGAAACCCGCGCCATGCGCAGCAAGGAGGAAGCCAACGACTACCGTTACTTCCCCGATCCGGACCTGTTGCCGGTCATCATCGAAGACTCGTTCCTCGACGAAACCCGCGCCACCCTGCCGGAATTGCCGCCACAGAAACGCGAGCGCTTCCAGAGCCAGTTCGGCCTGTCGGCCTACGACGCCAGCGTGCTGGCTTCCAGCCGCGAGCAAGCCGATTACTTCGAGCAGGTCGTGAGCATTGGCGGCGACGCCAAGCTGGCGGCCAACTGGGTCATGGTCGAGCTGGGCAGCCTGCTGAACAAGCAAGGCCTGGAAATCGACGAATCGCCAGTCAGTGCCGAGCAACTGGGCGGCATGCTCAAGCGCATTCTGGACAACACCATTTCCGGCAAGATCGCCAAGATGGTGTTTGAAGCCATGGCCAATGGTGAAGGCAGCGCCGACGAAGTCATCGAGAAGCGTGGCCTGAAGCAGGTCACCGACAGCGGTGCCATCGAATCGATGCTCGACGAAATGCTCGCCGCCAATGCCGAACAGGTCGAACAGTACCGCGCCGCAGACGAAGCCAAGCGCGGCAAGATGTTCGGTTTCTTCGTCGGTCAGGCAATGAAAGCCTCCAAAGGCAAGGCCAATCCGCAGCAAGTGAACGAACTGCTGAAGGCCAAGCTCGAAGGCTGA